The proteins below come from a single Salinivibrio kushneri genomic window:
- a CDS encoding HAD-IA family hydrolase, whose translation MTVELSLTSAWQAGESPASQPSHSVLAPYSLLIFDWDGTVMDSIGRIVSSLDAAARLTGQLPILPPERLQTMIGLSLEKGYQLLYPDADPAWYDDWIHHYRQQFVHDNPTSCQLFPGVKNTLMSLKAQGFELAVATGKSRAGLDRAMMETGTQDLFAATRCADETASKPDPKMLDEVLVQTGIPRDKALMIGDTGHDMQLAINAGMARLAVTWGVEASASLSAFEPVAVLNSLNELVS comes from the coding sequence ATGACTGTCGAATTATCGCTTACATCTGCTTGGCAAGCTGGCGAAAGTCCGGCCAGCCAACCGTCGCACTCAGTGCTTGCCCCATACTCATTGTTGATCTTTGACTGGGATGGCACTGTGATGGATTCGATTGGACGCATTGTCTCTAGCCTCGATGCGGCGGCTCGATTAACAGGGCAATTACCCATTTTACCTCCTGAGCGTTTGCAAACCATGATTGGCCTGAGCTTAGAAAAAGGTTATCAGCTGCTTTACCCTGATGCAGATCCAGCGTGGTATGACGATTGGATTCACCACTACCGCCAACAGTTTGTGCATGATAATCCAACGTCCTGTCAGCTTTTTCCTGGAGTGAAAAATACCCTTATGTCTCTAAAAGCGCAGGGGTTTGAATTGGCGGTGGCAACGGGGAAATCACGCGCTGGGCTGGATAGGGCGATGATGGAGACGGGGACCCAAGATTTGTTCGCCGCCACGCGTTGTGCGGATGAAACGGCTTCTAAGCCTGATCCGAAAATGCTTGATGAAGTGTTAGTGCAAACAGGCATCCCACGTGATAAGGCGCTGATGATTGGTGATACTGGACATGATATGCAACTGGCCATCAATGCGGGTATGGCAAGGCTCGCGGTCACTTGGGGCGTAGAAGCGTCTGCCAGCCTTTCGGCGTTTGAGCCCGTTGCCGTATTAAACAGCCTAAACGAGCTGGTGAGCTAA
- the rluC gene encoding 23S rRNA pseudouridine(955/2504/2580) synthase RluC codes for MTEQKTQVRFIDIDDDIAGQRIDNFLRNQLKNVPKSMIYRVLRKGEVRVNKKRIKPEYKLQAGDVVRVPPIRLPERDEKAAPSTKLDKVAALEHCILYEDDHLLVLNKPSGTAVHGGSGLQFGAIEAMRALRPKARFLELVHRIDRDTSGILLIAKKRSALRHLQAQFREKSVRKDYYALVMGHWSAKQRKVTAPLLKNEVNSIVRVNPEGKPSETRFKVVETFAEATLVQASPVTGRTHQIRVHAQYVGHPLAWDDRYGDPRFDAYTKAVGLDRLFLHAATIRFVHPGNDETMTLNAPMEPKLERVLDGLRAKNASRRG; via the coding sequence ATGACAGAACAAAAAACTCAAGTGCGATTCATCGACATCGATGACGACATCGCCGGCCAACGCATCGACAATTTTCTGCGAAATCAGCTGAAAAATGTCCCCAAAAGTATGATTTATCGCGTGCTTCGTAAAGGAGAAGTGCGAGTTAATAAAAAACGCATAAAACCCGAGTATAAGCTGCAAGCTGGAGACGTGGTGAGAGTGCCTCCGATCCGGCTTCCCGAGCGCGATGAGAAAGCCGCCCCCAGTACCAAGTTAGACAAAGTGGCTGCGCTTGAGCATTGCATTCTTTATGAAGATGACCACCTACTTGTGCTCAATAAGCCTTCAGGTACCGCGGTGCACGGGGGGAGTGGGCTACAATTTGGCGCGATAGAGGCAATGCGCGCACTGCGTCCTAAAGCGCGCTTTTTGGAGCTGGTGCACCGGATTGATAGAGACACCTCGGGGATCTTATTGATTGCTAAAAAACGGTCTGCGTTGCGCCATCTGCAAGCGCAATTTCGCGAAAAATCGGTACGCAAAGACTATTATGCCTTGGTCATGGGTCACTGGTCCGCTAAGCAGCGTAAGGTGACAGCGCCTTTGTTGAAAAACGAGGTGAACAGCATTGTCCGTGTTAATCCCGAGGGAAAGCCGTCGGAAACCCGTTTTAAAGTGGTTGAGACGTTTGCGGAAGCCACTCTCGTGCAAGCGAGCCCAGTAACAGGTCGGACACACCAAATTCGAGTCCATGCGCAATATGTAGGGCATCCTTTGGCGTGGGATGACCGCTATGGCGATCCCCGTTTTGATGCTTACACCAAGGCTGTGGGGCTAGATCGATTATTTTTACATGCCGCCACGATTCGTTTTGTGCACCCAGGGAATGATGAAACCATGACGCTTAACGCGCCCATGGAGCCCAAACTTGAGCGGGTACTTGACGGGTTACGGGCAAAAAACGCATCACGCAGAGGCTAA
- the rne gene encoding ribonuclease E has translation MLINATQKEELRVALVDGQRLYDLDIESPGHESKKANIYKGRITRIEPSLEAAFVDYGAERHGFLPLKEIAREYFPSGYTYQGRPNIKDVVKEGQEVIVQVDKEERGNKGAALTTFVSLAGSYLVLMPNNPRAGGISRRIEGEERSQLKEAMSGLELPQGMGLIVRTAGVGKSAEELEWDLKVLLNHWQAVKEAADANPAPFLIHQESNVIARAIRDYLRRDIGEILIDSEKVFQRAQEHIKLVRPDFVSRIKFYEGEVPLFSHYQIESQIESAFQREVRLPSGGSIVIDPTEALTSIDINSARATKGSDIEETARQTNVEAAEEIARQLRLRDLGGLVVIDFIDMTPVRHQREVENKLRDSVRMDRARVQIGRISRFGLLEMSRQRLSPSLAEASHHICPRCKGTGVIRDNESLALSILRLMEEEAMKENTAQVLGIVPVPVASYLLNEKRRSVQHIEKYHNVKVVVVPNADMQTPHFDVVRVRGGEEMANLSYQLPSQIDALREVEAREEPQQARPAKKREEPVLQGFAAPSSPAPSATKTAAPANEPAASAQPGLFTKVGQFFSRLFAAPADDATTASSKPTAQPEPAQTGQSQKPTHSQRNKSRGNNKPQNRDEQSEGGNGERGRNNKQRRQNKPQEERRDNNRKGKKPRNDNRNDKAKKPAAQQDEAKATKPQSDNADKGNKQHDQKAEKTEQVKQRRQRRKLNRSVRINKDNADTQVATEVTPDQGKDLQQVGAEVAQQAKQQPDNAKKEGQQDKRRNRRSPRHLRASGQRRRRRPMVKSPMPLTTGMASPEMAMGKVWSAEQPVKVKQDRRRQDKRQNSKAIIGGVARPEMAMGKVIIMQAKSEETDSVSAQPMASISTSEPAPQPAHSQATPVIDAAPKVATPDAPVTTPAQDSEVDLVTEKVIEREAEINAPTATIQYRRATSPMMKAPAPSETVDHSPVAIAAFKAPNPEAKAAGSAEARASAYAPATKPQY, from the coding sequence ATGTTGATTAACGCAACTCAGAAGGAAGAGTTGCGCGTCGCATTGGTCGACGGTCAACGGCTGTACGATCTCGATATCGAGAGTCCCGGCCATGAATCAAAAAAAGCGAATATCTACAAAGGACGCATTACCCGTATCGAACCAAGCCTGGAAGCGGCATTTGTTGACTACGGCGCAGAACGACACGGTTTTCTCCCTCTTAAAGAAATTGCCCGCGAATACTTCCCTTCCGGTTACACCTATCAAGGCCGCCCTAACATCAAAGATGTGGTAAAAGAAGGCCAGGAAGTGATTGTCCAAGTGGACAAAGAAGAGCGCGGCAATAAAGGGGCTGCTCTGACTACGTTTGTATCGTTAGCAGGTAGCTACTTGGTATTAATGCCAAACAACCCACGTGCCGGCGGGATTTCTCGTCGCATCGAGGGAGAAGAACGTAGTCAGCTCAAAGAAGCCATGTCTGGCCTCGAACTGCCGCAAGGTATGGGCTTGATTGTACGTACCGCAGGTGTGGGCAAATCTGCCGAAGAGCTTGAATGGGACTTGAAAGTCCTGCTAAACCACTGGCAAGCGGTGAAAGAAGCCGCAGACGCCAACCCTGCCCCTTTCCTTATCCATCAAGAAAGTAACGTGATTGCACGCGCAATCCGCGACTATTTACGCCGTGATATCGGTGAGATCTTGATTGATAGTGAGAAGGTCTTTCAACGCGCGCAAGAGCACATCAAGCTGGTTCGCCCTGACTTTGTCAGCCGCATCAAGTTCTATGAAGGCGAAGTGCCGCTATTTAGCCATTACCAGATAGAGAGCCAAATTGAATCTGCGTTCCAACGCGAGGTTCGCTTGCCGTCTGGTGGTTCGATCGTGATCGACCCCACCGAAGCCCTCACCTCTATCGATATCAACTCTGCTCGTGCCACTAAAGGAAGCGATATCGAAGAGACAGCACGCCAAACAAACGTTGAAGCGGCAGAAGAAATTGCCCGCCAATTGCGTTTGCGTGATCTGGGTGGACTGGTCGTTATCGATTTCATCGATATGACCCCCGTGCGCCACCAACGTGAAGTGGAAAACAAACTACGCGACTCTGTCCGTATGGATCGTGCACGCGTGCAAATCGGCCGTATTTCGCGCTTTGGTTTGCTGGAAATGTCACGCCAACGCCTCAGTCCATCACTGGCAGAAGCAAGCCATCACATTTGCCCGCGCTGTAAAGGCACCGGTGTAATTCGTGATAACGAATCGCTAGCATTGTCCATTCTTCGTTTGATGGAAGAAGAGGCAATGAAAGAGAACACGGCGCAAGTACTGGGTATCGTCCCTGTCCCCGTCGCCTCTTACCTGCTTAACGAAAAACGCCGCTCGGTCCAGCACATTGAGAAATACCACAATGTCAAAGTGGTCGTGGTACCAAATGCCGACATGCAGACGCCACACTTTGATGTGGTTCGCGTCCGCGGCGGTGAAGAAATGGCGAACCTGTCTTATCAGCTGCCAAGCCAGATTGATGCGCTCAGAGAAGTAGAAGCACGCGAAGAGCCACAACAAGCACGTCCAGCGAAAAAGCGTGAAGAACCTGTTTTACAAGGGTTTGCAGCGCCAAGCTCGCCGGCACCAAGTGCAACTAAAACGGCCGCACCAGCCAATGAGCCAGCAGCGTCGGCTCAGCCTGGCCTGTTCACCAAAGTGGGTCAGTTCTTCTCGCGCTTGTTTGCCGCGCCAGCTGATGATGCAACAACCGCGTCGTCAAAACCTACCGCCCAACCTGAGCCAGCTCAAACAGGGCAAAGCCAGAAGCCAACACACAGCCAGCGCAATAAGTCACGTGGCAACAACAAACCACAAAATCGCGATGAGCAAAGTGAAGGTGGCAACGGCGAACGTGGACGTAACAATAAACAACGTCGCCAGAACAAGCCGCAAGAAGAGCGTCGCGACAATAATCGTAAAGGGAAAAAACCCCGTAACGATAACCGCAACGACAAAGCGAAAAAGCCTGCCGCGCAACAAGATGAGGCCAAGGCAACGAAGCCACAGTCTGACAATGCGGATAAAGGCAACAAACAGCACGACCAAAAAGCGGAGAAAACCGAACAGGTTAAACAACGCCGCCAACGTCGTAAGCTGAATCGCAGCGTGCGTATCAACAAAGATAATGCGGATACCCAAGTTGCCACCGAGGTAACACCTGACCAAGGCAAAGACTTGCAGCAAGTCGGGGCTGAAGTCGCACAACAGGCTAAACAGCAGCCTGATAACGCGAAGAAAGAAGGTCAGCAGGACAAGCGTCGTAACCGTCGCTCACCGCGCCACCTTCGCGCGAGTGGACAGCGTCGTCGCCGTCGCCCAATGGTGAAAAGCCCTATGCCACTCACGACAGGCATGGCGTCTCCCGAAATGGCGATGGGCAAGGTATGGTCGGCAGAGCAACCCGTGAAAGTGAAGCAAGATCGCCGCCGCCAAGACAAACGCCAAAACAGTAAGGCTATTATCGGTGGTGTTGCCCGTCCAGAAATGGCCATGGGTAAAGTCATTATCATGCAAGCTAAGTCGGAGGAGACAGATTCAGTGTCGGCCCAACCGATGGCATCGATAAGTACTTCTGAGCCAGCACCACAACCGGCACATAGCCAAGCAACACCGGTTATCGACGCTGCGCCGAAGGTCGCCACGCCAGACGCACCAGTGACAACCCCTGCGCAGGACTCAGAGGTCGATTTAGTGACCGAAAAAGTGATTGAACGCGAAGCGGAAATCAATGCCCCAACGGCAACGATTCAATACCGCCGAGCCACATCACCGATGATGAAAGCACCGGCACCGAGCGAAACGGTTGATCACAGCCCTGTGGCAATCGCCGCCTTTAAAGCGCCTAACCCAGAAGCGAAAGCTGCGGGTAGCGCTGAGGCACGTGCGTCTGCCTACGCACCGGCAACCAAACCTCAGTACTAA
- a CDS encoding response regulator produces the protein MKTLFTAYPFKRLHHTLMLAFLLLSLLPLILVALFFLNAHSQDLQEQSTAHLLSVRDSKQQQINDYFDAKEAEVLGFVASELAYASGGHFYGLVNAFQRLRPNIDAARDYAQRRYYLGSGERVKTPVRKDDPNYSATERYRLLHKRYHRAYQALLARADFDDLLLVDKQGNVTYSVKKLSNYGTNLLSGPHRDARLGQTFATLQQQTQQTKGKLDPTPKVIISDFSAEETDTRVAWLGAPIIQQGYLHSYALFRLPSHALTRLMAPRETNAIETHLVGDDGKTRAHSTSNSELVSNSPAIEKALAGETGVTRYQAQSGQTMLAAYTPIRTHGLKWGLVAEVPTQVAYARIHQLQQLFIVAMLLAILAVVVASHYMSNFITRPLLQLTWAAEKVSAGDLDTQIHHTRRRDEIGRLAVSFARMRHAIREKLVLIRQQNQTLEANITTIRAQNEELHVANKLKDEFLATTSHELRTPLHGMIGIAEALIDGANGPISRDHQYQLSIIVNSGQRLAKLVDDLLDYHKMRYGQLDLEQGPVNLNAITQLVLSLAKHLKKDKPLNIINQLSDTPIWVHADPQRLEQVMYNLLGNAIKFTDAGKIVISADTLDDRVRIQVVDTGKGIPAEQLSTVFEPLAQAVSSHYHYQHGAGLGLSISRQLVELMGGQLYVSSQTQVGTTFSFTLPSVDEPPVLSTEFTAFSTQHIHQADTREALARSSSEEVKPSDNNNGLHILVVDDEPTNQQVLTSFLNIEGYQVSTASDGRTAIEHIATTKPDLILLDVLMPGMSGFEVCEQLRVRFDHAALPIIMLTALNQPDDRIYGFEIGANDYLCKPFDKRELAARIATHLAASQAEQRRQENQRLEQALEQSARQQASLLETQSWLISQLSLAPEAMLGMRRDGQVRFVNQAAASLFGREQDEVKRMHGQALVKAPEQANQVEHYQGPLTIYIEGQPQDVDGMLLRFPAESDIDSLYVINTDAPVSQSRIQSLESAIEALSGYALGGDSSQLETLKAMGGEFEALAEKAQHQQQDKTNTRRQLIVDAMVASLDYWEEATGKSKFDFAEQSGLWRVYLDRSSLQTRTLDKYLLIETLPKTPRWRTVLSSIRFILDHCDKRSTTRTQLESYYQQLRHLLLED, from the coding sequence ATGAAAACCTTGTTTACTGCTTATCCATTTAAACGCCTCCATCACACCTTGATGCTGGCCTTTCTTCTATTGAGCCTCCTCCCTCTGATCTTAGTCGCCTTGTTTTTTCTTAACGCCCATAGCCAAGATCTCCAAGAACAAAGCACAGCTCACCTTTTATCGGTGCGCGACAGTAAACAACAGCAAATCAATGATTACTTTGATGCGAAAGAAGCGGAGGTGCTCGGATTTGTCGCTTCGGAGCTCGCCTACGCCAGCGGTGGCCATTTTTATGGTTTGGTCAACGCATTTCAGCGACTACGACCAAACATCGACGCGGCTCGTGATTACGCGCAACGCCGCTACTACCTTGGGTCCGGTGAGAGGGTGAAAACACCTGTGCGCAAGGACGATCCCAACTATTCCGCCACCGAGCGTTATCGGCTGCTGCACAAACGCTACCACCGCGCTTATCAAGCTTTGCTCGCCCGCGCAGATTTTGACGATCTACTCTTGGTCGACAAGCAAGGCAACGTCACTTATTCGGTGAAAAAACTGAGCAACTATGGCACAAACTTACTCTCAGGCCCTCACCGTGATGCACGATTGGGGCAAACGTTCGCGACCCTACAACAGCAAACGCAACAAACAAAAGGGAAGTTAGATCCGACGCCTAAGGTGATTATCTCTGATTTTTCCGCGGAAGAGACCGACACCCGCGTTGCATGGCTGGGCGCCCCCATTATTCAGCAAGGGTATCTCCATAGCTACGCGCTCTTCCGGCTTCCTAGCCATGCCCTTACCAGGCTGATGGCACCCAGAGAAACCAATGCGATTGAAACACACCTCGTCGGTGATGACGGCAAGACTCGTGCGCACTCAACCAGCAACAGTGAGCTTGTCAGTAACTCGCCTGCCATAGAAAAAGCATTAGCCGGAGAAACGGGTGTTACCCGCTATCAAGCCCAGTCAGGCCAAACCATGCTCGCCGCCTACACGCCTATTCGCACGCACGGCCTGAAATGGGGACTCGTGGCAGAAGTGCCTACACAAGTGGCCTATGCACGCATCCACCAACTGCAACAGCTTTTTATCGTCGCCATGTTACTTGCTATTCTCGCAGTGGTGGTTGCCTCGCACTATATGTCCAACTTTATTACTCGCCCACTGCTTCAACTTACGTGGGCGGCCGAAAAAGTCAGTGCGGGTGACCTTGATACCCAAATCCACCACACGCGTCGTCGTGATGAAATCGGGCGTTTGGCGGTGAGCTTTGCCCGTATGCGCCATGCCATCCGCGAAAAGCTGGTCTTAATCCGCCAGCAGAACCAAACCTTAGAAGCTAACATCACCACCATACGTGCTCAGAATGAAGAGCTACATGTGGCCAACAAACTGAAAGATGAATTCTTGGCAACCACCTCTCACGAACTTCGCACCCCATTGCACGGCATGATAGGGATTGCCGAAGCACTGATTGACGGTGCGAACGGTCCGATTAGTCGCGACCACCAGTATCAACTGTCGATTATCGTCAACAGCGGCCAGCGCTTGGCCAAGCTGGTCGATGATCTCTTGGACTACCATAAAATGCGTTATGGGCAATTAGACTTAGAACAAGGCCCTGTCAATCTCAACGCCATCACACAGCTTGTGCTGTCACTCGCCAAACACCTTAAAAAAGATAAGCCGCTAAACATCATTAATCAGCTCAGCGACACACCAATCTGGGTACACGCGGACCCCCAACGCCTTGAACAAGTTATGTACAACTTACTGGGGAATGCGATTAAGTTCACCGATGCGGGTAAGATTGTTATTAGCGCCGACACCCTTGACGATCGCGTTCGCATCCAAGTGGTTGATACGGGTAAAGGGATCCCAGCGGAACAGTTAAGCACCGTTTTTGAGCCTCTCGCACAAGCAGTAAGTAGCCACTATCATTATCAACACGGCGCAGGTCTTGGTCTATCAATCAGTCGTCAGCTTGTCGAGTTGATGGGCGGCCAGCTTTACGTCAGTAGTCAGACGCAAGTGGGAACCACCTTTAGCTTCACCCTTCCCAGTGTCGATGAGCCCCCGGTGTTGAGCACCGAGTTTACCGCCTTTTCTACCCAACACATTCACCAAGCTGACACGCGAGAAGCGCTCGCCCGTTCCTCGTCAGAAGAGGTTAAACCAAGCGATAATAACAACGGGTTACATATTTTAGTGGTTGATGATGAACCAACCAACCAACAAGTACTCACTAGCTTTCTCAATATTGAAGGCTATCAGGTCAGCACAGCAAGCGATGGACGTACAGCCATTGAGCATATCGCCACCACGAAACCGGATCTCATTTTGCTCGACGTGCTAATGCCCGGTATGAGTGGGTTCGAAGTCTGCGAGCAGCTTCGAGTACGCTTTGACCATGCTGCACTGCCGATTATCATGCTAACCGCCTTAAATCAGCCTGATGATCGCATCTATGGCTTTGAAATCGGTGCGAATGATTACCTATGTAAACCCTTTGATAAAAGAGAGCTCGCTGCTCGGATAGCCACACACCTTGCCGCTAGCCAAGCGGAACAACGCCGCCAAGAAAACCAACGCCTCGAGCAAGCGCTTGAACAAAGTGCGCGGCAGCAAGCCAGCCTACTCGAAACCCAGTCTTGGTTGATTTCACAACTCTCTCTCGCCCCTGAAGCCATGTTAGGTATGCGAAGAGATGGCCAGGTTCGCTTTGTTAACCAAGCGGCAGCATCCTTGTTTGGGCGTGAACAAGACGAGGTAAAACGGATGCACGGTCAAGCCTTGGTGAAAGCGCCCGAGCAAGCCAATCAGGTGGAGCACTATCAAGGTCCACTTACCATTTATATTGAAGGACAACCACAGGACGTTGACGGTATGCTGCTGCGTTTTCCAGCAGAGTCTGACATTGACAGCCTGTATGTCATCAACACAGACGCGCCCGTGTCTCAGTCTCGTATACAGAGCCTAGAAAGCGCCATCGAAGCCTTGTCTGGCTACGCATTAGGCGGAGACTCGAGCCAACTTGAAACGCTTAAAGCAATGGGCGGAGAATTTGAAGCTCTTGCTGAAAAAGCGCAACACCAACAGCAAGATAAAACCAACACACGTAGACAGCTAATTGTTGATGCCATGGTGGCCAGCTTAGATTACTGGGAAGAAGCCACAGGCAAAAGCAAATTCGATTTTGCCGAGCAAAGTGGTCTCTGGCGCGTCTACCTTGATCGTAGTAGCTTGCAAACCCGCACACTGGATAAGTATCTGCTCATCGAAACCCTGCCAAAAACCCCGCGATGGCGCACAGTGCTGAGCTCCATTCGCTTCATTCTCGATCATTGTGATAAACGCAGTACAACCCGCACTCAGCTGGAATCCTATTACCAACAACTGCGCCACCTACTGCTAGAAGACTAA
- a CDS encoding ABC transporter substrate-binding protein, whose protein sequence is MFSSNIRIASKTLLASAIIGALSASAGVSAAERSELTIHPKEFNTFVRNFNPFLGATYLHTTTDFIYEPLVVFNEMKGNQPVFRLASGYEMADDLKSVTFTLRKGVKWSDGEAYTADDVVYSFDLVKNHPELDQSGINQWVDDVKKVDDYTVRFELTEANSNVPYEIAKVPVVPEHVWKNVEEPASYTNENPVGSGPFTTIDTFTSQLYIQCRNPHYWDNDNLDVDCLRVPQIANNDQFLSKVINGEMDWTSSFIPDIDRTYAAANPNHHYWYPAAGTQAFMVNFNDPDPAKREALTNVDFRRAFSMALDRQTIIDIAFYGGGTVNDFASGLGYAFESWSDEAVHEKYRQYNTYDLDGAKALLAKAGFKDQDGDGFVETPSGKSFELEIQSPNGWTDFNNTVQLTVEQLAEAGIKAKARTPDFSVYRQAMLEADYDVAYTNYFHGADPYTYWNSAYNSNLQEGDGMPRFAMHYYQNAELDKLLDSFYKTADKAEQLEIAHQIQAIIAKDQVTIPVLSGAQMYQYNTTRFTGWWNEDNPKGRPSIWAGIPERLLHVLDLKPVQ, encoded by the coding sequence ATGTTTTCGAGTAACATTAGAATTGCCAGCAAGACCCTACTTGCCTCTGCAATTATCGGTGCGCTTAGCGCAAGTGCTGGCGTCAGTGCCGCCGAGCGCAGTGAGCTCACTATCCACCCGAAAGAGTTCAATACTTTTGTCCGTAACTTTAACCCTTTCCTCGGCGCCACGTATCTGCACACCACGACTGACTTTATCTATGAGCCATTAGTGGTATTTAACGAAATGAAAGGCAACCAACCTGTCTTTCGTCTCGCGAGCGGCTATGAAATGGCTGATGACCTGAAAAGTGTCACCTTTACCCTACGCAAAGGAGTGAAATGGTCAGACGGTGAAGCCTATACCGCCGACGATGTGGTGTATTCGTTTGATTTGGTCAAAAACCACCCTGAACTGGATCAATCTGGCATTAACCAATGGGTTGATGATGTGAAGAAGGTAGACGATTACACCGTCCGCTTTGAACTCACTGAGGCCAACTCCAATGTACCCTACGAGATTGCTAAAGTACCTGTGGTACCTGAGCACGTCTGGAAAAATGTTGAAGAGCCTGCGTCTTACACCAATGAAAATCCGGTAGGATCGGGTCCCTTCACCACTATCGATACCTTCACCTCTCAGCTCTATATTCAATGTCGTAACCCGCATTATTGGGACAACGACAACCTCGATGTTGACTGTCTGCGCGTACCGCAAATTGCCAATAACGACCAGTTTTTAAGCAAAGTGATCAACGGTGAAATGGACTGGACCTCCTCGTTTATTCCTGACATTGATCGCACCTATGCCGCGGCCAATCCAAACCATCACTATTGGTATCCTGCCGCCGGCACCCAAGCCTTTATGGTCAATTTTAATGACCCAGACCCTGCCAAGCGTGAAGCGCTGACCAATGTCGACTTCCGTCGCGCATTTTCGATGGCGCTAGACCGTCAAACCATCATCGATATCGCGTTTTATGGCGGTGGTACGGTAAACGACTTCGCGTCTGGCTTAGGTTATGCGTTTGAGTCTTGGTCCGACGAAGCGGTGCATGAGAAATATCGCCAATACAATACGTACGATCTAGACGGCGCCAAAGCACTGCTTGCGAAAGCCGGCTTTAAAGATCAAGACGGCGATGGCTTTGTGGAAACCCCATCAGGTAAATCGTTTGAGCTCGAGATCCAATCCCCCAATGGCTGGACCGATTTCAACAACACCGTTCAACTGACGGTTGAGCAACTTGCCGAAGCCGGTATCAAAGCCAAAGCACGTACGCCAGATTTCTCGGTATACCGCCAAGCGATGCTCGAAGCCGACTACGACGTTGCTTATACCAACTACTTCCATGGTGCGGACCCTTATACCTATTGGAACAGCGCGTATAACTCCAACTTACAGGAAGGGGACGGCATGCCGCGGTTCGCAATGCATTACTACCAAAATGCCGAGCTCGACAAGCTGTTAGACAGCTTCTACAAAACCGCCGATAAAGCTGAACAATTGGAAATTGCCCACCAAATCCAAGCGATTATCGCCAAGGATCAGGTCACAATCCCGGTGCTTTCTGGCGCACAAATGTATCAATACAACACAACCCGCTTCACCGGTTGGTGGAACGAAGACAATCCGAAAGGCCGCCCCTCTATCTGGGCCGGCATTCCTGAACGTCTTCTCCATGTGCTGGACCTTAAGCCCGTCCAGTAA
- a CDS encoding ABC transporter permease produces the protein MGYFFRRLTFYMIALLVAATLNFIIPRAMPGDPVTMMFANASVQVTPERIEAMKQLLGFVDGPLYMQYFTYMKNVLSWDLGTSIQFYPLSVNELLGKAFGWSLFLAGSAVLLSFSLGSILGIFAAWKRGGKYDAVITPGMLIIQAVPQVVIAMLALFIFAIGLKWFPTGYAYTPGVTPDWTSWTFIKDVAYHAVLPLFCASIIQVGGFLVNMRNNMINLLAEDYITMARGKGLSENRVVFNYAARNALLPSVTALSMSLGIAIGGQLIVEIIFNYPGLGSVLLNAINARDYQVLQGQLLIMTLFMLSFNLIADMLYVVLDPRLRKGGK, from the coding sequence ATGGGTTATTTTTTCCGACGGCTAACTTTTTACATGATTGCCCTTTTAGTGGCAGCAACACTCAATTTTATTATTCCACGTGCCATGCCCGGTGATCCGGTCACCATGATGTTTGCCAATGCCTCGGTGCAAGTCACTCCAGAGCGGATTGAGGCAATGAAACAACTGCTGGGCTTTGTCGATGGCCCACTCTATATGCAGTATTTCACCTACATGAAAAACGTGCTGAGCTGGGATTTAGGCACTTCCATCCAATTTTATCCGTTGTCGGTTAACGAGCTACTCGGCAAAGCCTTTGGCTGGTCGCTGTTTCTCGCCGGCAGTGCGGTGCTGCTGTCTTTCTCGCTGGGCTCGATTTTGGGCATTTTTGCCGCTTGGAAGCGCGGCGGGAAATACGATGCTGTGATCACCCCAGGCATGCTAATTATCCAAGCAGTGCCTCAAGTGGTTATCGCGATGCTGGCGCTGTTTATTTTCGCCATTGGGTTGAAGTGGTTTCCAACCGGATATGCCTACACGCCAGGCGTGACCCCAGACTGGACCAGTTGGACCTTTATTAAAGATGTGGCCTATCACGCCGTACTCCCACTTTTTTGTGCCTCCATCATTCAAGTAGGCGGCTTTTTGGTCAACATGCGTAACAACATGATTAACCTGCTTGCGGAAGACTACATCACCATGGCTCGCGGCAAAGGGTTAAGCGAAAACCGCGTGGTGTTTAACTATGCGGCGCGCAACGCGCTCTTGCCCAGTGTCACCGCGCTATCGATGTCGCTGGGTATTGCCATCGGGGGCCAACTGATTGTGGAAATTATTTTTAACTACCCCGGTCTTGGCTCGGTGCTTTTGAATGCGATCAACGCGCGTGACTATCAAGTCCTACAAGGCCAGCTACTCATTATGACCTTGTTTATGCTCTCGTTTAACTTAATTGCTGACATGCTGTACGTGGTCCTTGACCCACGCCTGCGCAAAGGAGGCAAATAA